agctgtgtgtgtgactgggtCAGCTGTCTACGACAGCGCCAGTAGTTATGCAGCAGTTCGGTCAATTCATGGTTTTCCTGCCGGGCTAGAGCACAGAACTGGGCAGCACACACTTCAACACCCTCTAACCAAGCTCGCAAACCTCCGCCTGGCTCCCAGGTACTCAGCTGCTCCAGTGAGAAAGACTGCAGAAGAAAAACATGAGGTGAGAGAGTTTATTTCATATCTTAATGAATGCAAATATGTTAGGGCACGATGATTGTAGTCACATAATAACTATGTTATTATCTGGATCTGGGCAATATTAACAAAAtcaaatattacaatatttgtACATTCATGTTTATATGGATGGATATGGGTGACAAGTACACTAGGGGCAATTGTTATTATAATGTTAGCTTGTCAATGTTATTTTACTCATGATCTAAATAAAAATTACCTGCATAACATTACCTTAATTTCTGGAGCTGTCTTGGGTAATTCTGGGTAGAGTTTGCTGCTTGAAAGTTCAGCTACAGACTCCAGAGGCTGCAAATTTAGAGGCGAAGATTCCTGCTCAGGAAGTGCCAACACTGCAGGTCCCTTTTCCCTATTCTTCACAGCTTCTTCACACAGCTGTAGCATGGGGAGTTCCTCTAGTGTTGGAAGAGATGGGTACAGTGCAGGGGCACTCGGGGCATTTGGGATCTGAAACTGAGTAATAACACAAGGCTCCTTCCATTTCTGTGTGTCTTTTACCAACTCGGTGGTCTGTGCTGCAAGTTTAAGCTCAACCAATTGATCTGCCACTCCGCCAACCTCCTCTATTAACTCTGATAGATGCACTGTAGCCTGTGACGTCAGAGTTGACTGTAAAGTATTAGTTGACCCTGATGTGGATAATTTATATGATGAGGAGGTCTGCTGTTCCTCAGAGGGTAGATCTGATGGCTGTGCTGTGGTCTCAGGGGGCTGAGCAAggtcctgcagctcctcctctggCTCCTGATATGGAAGACTGAGGGGGATGTCTGTGAAGCCAGAAGTGGAGACCTCATCACAGACAGCGGAGGGAGCTGTGGCTCTCTTGTCTTCCTCTGCCTGCTTTCGCTTTCTGACCagctgaaaacataaaacaatcacaaataaaataacattttctttcttcactgAGCTGTCCAGTCTCTGCTGCCCTAGGTTTCTCAATGTAATAAAGGCATGTGACTACACAACAAACACTATGATGAACGTGGCAAAAAAGTATGATGTCTCAGCAAAGTGTACCAGTGATTACTTTTGTCATTTCAAATCAAACTTTTTGGACCCTAGACTTCCACGTTTTGCAGTCTCCTCCCAACTTCTGACCACATACAAGTATGCTGGATTAGATACTCTAAATCGTCAACAGTGGGGAGGAGTGTGTTGGTAACCATCTGGAAATACCCGCTCTGCCTCAAGAACAATATTTTTTAGACCTTCCACCAAAGGTAAGAGCGGAAGAAGGCGAAGAAGGACTGACTCGGTTTAATTACCTGAGATTTTCCGCTGTTTTTTGCCTTGGTCTTCTTTGGTCTTACAGCCTCCATCTTTAGTGTCTGCTCACACCAGCCTTTTCCACAGGTGTCTGCTGGTAAAAAGGATGCCGAACGTCTGAAAACGAACAGTCCTAATGCGTAAactagacacacacaaacagcaaccATACGCTGGAAAAGCTAGCGATGTGATACGCAGCTAGTAACTGGCTGTGTTGCGAAGACAAACACTTGTCACCGATTGTAAACAAAACACTCAGATATGGCCCGTCGAGAAAAGTCGCTGGAAAAGGACAGCAAAGCAACGACTAGCATGTCTCCTAGCGTAGACATAAAATCCAtagcatacattttatttaaacaaaaccaGCGCATGCTTTAATTTCCGATTAAACTACTTAACCTGTACTACACAACTGAAGACGCTCGAccaatgctaagctaagctaacgcCTAGCTGTGTACTTGTTACGCTGCCTTTCTCCTCAGTAATTTATTCAGCAGCGGCTCTGAGTTCCACATTGTCactcaaatgatcaaaataagaTTTAAACACGTCGAAGCAAGTGACATGTGACAATAACCCTGTGACAGCTATGTCTGCGGGTCCgctgtcatttgttttgtttagtccAGGAACTCAGCGATCACAATCTTTGATCACGTGACTACTCCACCCCTCTACGGAAAGTCAGAGAGCCCAAATTGTATCTTAGGCtcgctcgcacacacacacacacacacatacacacacacacacacacaccaaaagtCATAACTTTAAGGTCCCAGAGAGAAATGACTTGAGTGTTTAGTTAGTCTTGCAGATCACTCTAGTAGTAAACTTATGCTTAGTACTGTAAACCAGCCTTCTCCAGTTCAGAgttgttttaatgaaaatgaactcAAAAGTTAATCTATTCTGTGATCTGGTGTCATGGTTGTTCACTCCAATCTCAACTAAGGTGATCATTCAAGAAAGATAGCCCACAAAATAATAGGTTACCTAAGTACATTACAATTAATAAATTCTCAATCATGTATTCTGTAATGGatcatgcttttaaaaagtgccTTACAATTTCCAACAAAGCACAGGCAGGTCATGagtaacaaacaaatatttatttacaaaatgtacaatGATATCTTAAAGATTTCCctttaaatgtaggctattaaTTTCCTTGATACGTACAGACATAAAAGCTACTCACTGAtatttgtcaaataaatgtgtgtCACACTCCTAACAGACTCTCTGTCTCATAGCATCCAGCCAACATGTCACAGACACGTAAGTCGGTATTCTGAGTTGCTCTGGCAAGTAATTTCCATTGAGAAAGTTGAAACGACAGTTGACATGCTagacagagaaggagacaggaagagtgAAGCATAGAGGAGTACTGACTGAGTTGCTGGTATGTGAAGCAGTTTGTAAGCTATAtcatttaaatcattaaaaaatgtatcataATATACTTCTCAAAAAGACTACTTAATTGAACATACATAAAAACTAAGGCATTAAAGTACAATGCTCTTCATACAAAAATAGATAGATGGTCACTGCTACAATTCAACTAAACTTCCTGCTGATTGATATAAATCATTTGAATGCTGTATTTCTTGTGGTTACAGATGCATCTTTATGTATAGTCACAAAAGAGTGTTAATATGGTCAGAGTATTATTAATacacaaattaacacatttgtACAACTCTCGCAGTTACAGAACTCTTACAAAACCTAAAGACCGTGACCATGAtggatattttctttttctcccaaAGAGATATCACATTTTGAGTGGCAGACTTTTAGCTTATTCACAGAGTCAAATGACAACTTTTATTGTCTGTCCTGTGCTTTCTGCTTCAGTCTATCCAAAGGTATTTAAAGGCACATAAGTCTGCTGTGAGCACGTTGAAGGACTGTTGGAGGGTGTGTGTTTGCCAGAGGTTTGATGGactgtttgctttgtgtttttatggagGGTTGGTGAAGGACTGCAGGGTGGGGTTATCTGGATTTCTGTGCCCTGGCTGCATAATGTGTGTAAAGGAAGTTGTTCTAGCTTGTATGTGTGACTTAGCACCTGGTTGAAAGCCTCAGGTGTGTGGTGAATGCAAGCCTGACTCAGAGCCAAGCTGAGGATCTCTGTCTTCTCCTTGTAGAAGCGCAGCTCTGTGCCTCGGCGCCGGGCTAACACCAGCTCCCTCTGTGCCACCTGCAGCTCCTCCCCGAGTCGCCCAGGTGACCTCTGCTCCCGCCCGAGCCAATCCAGAGCCAAGCTGCTGCGCATGTACTCATCAAGTCCTCGCTGGGAGTAATATGAAATCACACTCTGAGGGGGAGAAAGACAATAAGCAATCATCATTATGTAGCGGCAGAGATACTGATATTTTATCAAAGTCCTTGGCAAGATCTGCACCTGTCGAGAGCACTGCCTTTCCCTCAGAGCCTTCAGTGTCCCGTTCCAGTGCAATAACTGAAAAACTGTCATCATCTCCTATAGAGAGAAATAGAGGTGGAGAAAGTGGTTGAGCATGAAACAGATGTACAAACCCATAAGTAATGACTTCAATAACAAACCCAAAGATGCAGCTCTGTGTACGTATGTTTGACAAAGATAACATATTATGTGCATATTTCTTGAACCCACGCCTAAACTGTGGATGAATGGTTTGAAAGGATATTGTAAATCTTTATGCACCAGGTAGGTTTCACCCTGATTTATAAAACAGTGTCAGTGACATTAGTGTTAAACAGAGAAAGTCCATACATTAACTGAAATTGATCCAGTGAGACAAACATGGAAAATATGACACGTACTTTGTCTGGGGGTTGAAGTCCATGTTGGCCTGTTTACTCTGTTTCCAGCTGTACATCTGCCCTATGCTACTTGTTCATCTGCCTCTCTACAAAACTGTCCGATGAATCCTCCATTGACTGTGTGCAGAAATTATATTGACTGAGGCATAGATATGGTTTATGCTGTGTGTGCAGAGAtttgaataaatacatttcaatgtctgtgtatgtacatgtgcGCACAGATGGGAGTGTGTGTATTACTTGGAAGCTCTTCATCTCTACGAGCCATGCTTTAGCAGGATAATGAACCCATTTCCTCCTACTAATAGCCCTCTGTCTGCAGACATATGCTTATttacacaaagacagaaatattaGGTGTTGCATACCATGCTCTGGGACTAAAGAGGCAAAAACACAGCTAGGGGTGTAATGATAACAATGGAGGGTAGAATTACCAAACAGTGCTTGTGATTTTTGTTATGTCTGGCTTAATAATTCCTAATTATGTAAAATGAGACTGCTTTAATTTGTGGTCCAAatacacttatttaagatccTTTAGTGCAAAGTAACACTTCACAAACCCTGGAGCCTTTGAAGCAAATAGATCTTTCACACGATTACCACATGACCCCACATGATTTATGAGCACAGTTACaagaaaaactgcattttgcCATTAGGCCTTAGCTTTGTTTTACCTGGAACTCCAGCATGGTCCTTCCCATGTAGGAGTGGAGCAGCAAACTGTAGGTCCCTATACTGGTGCTTGAATCACATGAATCTTCTATAGAGACCTTTGGAGAGAAAACAGTGCAGGTCAGCATTCATGTTGGGACTAAACACTCTCCTGCTGTGTCATTCCTATAGTCTGCCTTGTAACAaggtgtgttaatgtgtgtctgCACTGGCTTACACTCACAGCACTGTCTGTGGCTGCCTGCTGCAAACTCTGAGTGATGAACTGAGGGTTGATGCGCCGACACGGCAGCTCGTTTACAAGCGAGTTCATCAGAGCCACACGGGCTGCATCCCTCCGAGCCTCTGCCTGAGTGTCACACACCTGGGGATGAGGAGATGATGAACGTGAAggatttaaaatgtcaaaaaaaaagagcacaaaaagagagggaaaagatgTGACGGTCTGCTGATGACCCAAATTCTGTAACTGGGCACCCACTCTTAGTTCCATTTTGATGATTTTACACTTCATTGTAGCTTATCACGGGATCTGAACTCAAATCACCAATGAGATTAGGACATTAGAGGCATTCACACATAACCAATCACATGCCTCCTCTGAGCTGTGGGTTGCTGTCTGGGTCACAATGACCCTTTGAGAGGCATTGTGGAATTTAAATGGAACAACATCAATTTAAAACAACCTTTCAATACACACActtttgtgtgtgattgtgtgtttattCCCACTGAATGGCCTTCAAGTTTTTCTTGTAAAGCCCTTACCTCTGAATGTGACTTAGTTTGATTATTTGGCTATTTTACTTCATAGTTTAGATAAGAGCTATTTAGTGTTGCTGCAGCCAAATGAAGAGAAGCATTTACAGATTAAAAACTACAATTACCATCTTACCAACTGTATGTGTAGTAACTAATACTTCATTTGAAACCGCCACACTAGCCATTCCCACAGAATAACAAACTGTAAGTGGATGGCGTGCTTTTATTGTATTAATAAGTGAATTTACAGTTTCCACTCTCTCTGCAATTTAACCATCAAGACAGAAACATCACTTTCATCATGTATCTTAAAAATACCAGCATTTAGCTTACGTTTGGTCAGGTATGTGTACTCACTTCATCATTGTGATATTTCCAACTGCACTTGAAGGATAACAGTGTACGTTCTCATTGACACAGTGCAGGCATGTTAGATTAACTAGCAAGTGTAGACATCATGCCAGACAGCACTGATGATGATAAACACACCTTAAAATTGCCAAAGCAGCTTCCTCCAGGCAGGGTGACGTAGCAGACATATGGTGGACCAGGGGAAGGTGCAGACTCGTACAGCAGCAAGCTCTCTGTCTGGATGGCTGCGTCCCCAACAGAACCATCTGATTCACTGGAGGAACCATTTAATGGACTCATCTGCCTCTGCTCCCAGAAGTTATGGAGCATGGCAACTACATTCACTGCACACATATAGGAAGGACAAATGTCAAATGAAGACTGACAGTACTGAAAAAAAATGCGTGACCACAACAGAACAGAAAGTTTTGGAGTGTAAATGGATGGGCATTTATCAGTTGTGATTGACTTTtaatatgtaaaacattttgataaCTCTTATGTGTTATCATCAGAAGTGAAAGGTTTCTTTTAGCCTCACTCTAAGAacatatgtaaatatgtgaataAATGTTAACCTAAATATCCAAGCCAGACATGTCCAAATCAGCATTCCCAGACAATGTTTATTTAAGTAGAATTAGGAGCTGTAAGCACCACCCCATAACTTATAAAAATCAGCATTTTGTAACCCTTCGAGCATTTTGTGATCCTGTAATAAGTTTAAACCTTTCCTGTGTCCTTCACTGTGTGCCAAACAATTCACTTCAGCTCAGTCTTTGGCAGCAGGGATAAATTGGCTGTCACTTGCTGTAAGCATATTTTGCAGGAAATATAACAAAGTTTTGATAAAACAGTGACTTgctgtcctgttttatttttaatgcatcaaTGTATGGTCAGTAGTTAACACAGATGTCAGTTGTAACAGTTTGATTCTTATACCTGAAACAAAGATGTGTCTATTTCCTGTTGAAACTAACATTTCTAAGAAGTTTCTCTCAAAGTTTCTCAGTTACTCACAGTCTTTGGGGCTGGTGTCAGTCTCGCTCTGTGACAGGTATGACATGATGCTCTCCTCCATTTTCACTTTACTCATCCTGTTCCAGCGTTTACTTCCACAGCGGCCTCACATTCAGGCCACTTTTGTCATCAAAATAGCACACATGGCCCTAGAAATGAGCAACCACCACCGTCATTGCAGCTCGATATGGGAACATCATAAGGAATAAACTCAAAATCTGAAACCCCCTCCACTCTTTTCATTTCTCCACCTCCTAAACCCCctttctcccctcctcctcctctcctgtgtgAACATCTCAACAGGGTTTTTCTTTTGAAGCGGACCACCTTTGTCACCATCGCTGCCAATTAGCTAAACGGGCCCCTCACTCTttctacacatgcacacacacacacacacacacacacacagaggtgcaAAGCTGGAATGCTGAGCCCCTCCCCTCGGGCTGTGCAGCTGCCTAATCCCTGAACAGACCCGGAAAGTTAAAGATCTGCACAAAGTTGCCAAATTGAACCACAAACGGCACAATGTCCATCTTGAGAAACAGGAATAATATGAATTGTTGTGTAGAAAACCTGGTACATTACTGGGTGCTGCTTTTTCTATGAAATACCCTCACCATCTAGGATCTACCCAACATGTAGTGTCTAAGATGTGTGGGGGTGGGATACTTTTGACTTCACACACTAGTTTAAGCCCACGGAGGCCAGGCTCTGAGCTCCATTCAACCTCTTCAATATGAATGGCCATTGTTCAAGTCCGAATTCACCCGCACTCTGAAAGCCTCCTACACTTAATTGAACCAAATTCTGAGAAAGAAGTGGTTTCCTGGCTCCCAACTCTCATCTTTTACAGGTCATGCCTCACTCCATATCAAGTGTTGTCAGTGTGACACAGCCAAGAGGTGTGGGTCTATTTCCTGCACCTTTTTACATTGAATGTATTGGCGTGTTCAGGCGCATTTATGTTCCCACACACTTGTGTCAGGCTCAACTTTTTTTTGATCGGTTGCTCGGAGGGTTGAGGTAGCAATCTATTCAAATTACCATAATAGTTGAAGCTCTCCGAATCAGTGGAGTTCAGCATAAATAAAATTTCTTTTGTGGCCATCTTGGAGGTTGATGTGAGTATCAATTAAAAAGAATGCACTCACTTGACAAGTAAACACTTTTGGCATaggtacataaaaaaaaaaaactatttaattttactcattCGTTAAACCATGTTAAACTGGTCATGATTGGCCAGTTTAGCGatgaataaacagagaaaaacacacaatgtttAAATGGTTTATTATCAAACGGCTTCATTATAGTAATTAGTTGATATATACATTAGACTGTACGTTGAACATCATGGTTCATTAAAGTTCAATTAGAAAAGTAGTAAGAAGTTTCATCACTCTTCTCTCGTGTAACAGTTGAGTAGTTGCGCTCTCTCTTGCTGAATTCTTCCATCAACTATCACCTGTTTCCAACTCTCCAGACAAAAGAGCAGAGGAACCATACAGCGTGCATGTTAATCAAACAAAAAGCATGTTGCAATTCTGTTTGTTCAACACTGCAGTTCCATTTATCCCCAGAAGGAGGCGCTCTCCAGACTAGACTTGATGTTATTTTGGTTCTCTCTCCTGGATTTGGTCACCAAGTTGGCCTCTCCCTTCTGTAGACGTCTCCTCTGTGCTGCCTTCTGCTGTTTGCTGAGCTGCTTCCGCACCTTCTGACGGACTACCTcctgcagcacacacaaacaaaaacgaCAGCAGGTTGCAACAGATGAATGTCGTGTGTTATGGTGTCTCTAGGTCACACTCAGTGCAAACACTATGTGAAAGCTCTTGAGCAACATCTACAGGACATTCCAGTTTTTCTCCAAAACTGTGTATTAGGACTGATACAGTGAAATGGTGAAATTTCCAAATTGTAATCCTTTGAAGTGATCACCTTAATCAGAGTGTTTGTATTTCGTAATCACACTGTATTAGTGTGGCTCACTGTCCCCTTCACCctgtgcgtgtctgtgtttTACTTACTGGTGGTATGGTAGAGCAGCTCCCTATGCTGCCCATTGTGGCCTCACTATCCGTCCTCCTCCTACTGTGTTCTGCCATGTGTAGAAGACTGTCTGAGTCTCTgcaggagaaaacacagaaaaaaaatcagttgcTATTACGAGACATTTTTCAACAAAGCACAAATTCATTGTTGGGGTGATTTTTAACAACCCTGCGTACAATGACACAAATTATGCcttatttttgtcaaattcaaaaTCATTTAATGTCATTTATCAAGGTTAGAGGCATTCCTATTAACAGacctacatttgtttgtttgctctgtAGGTGGCGTGTTCAAACTTCATCATCTTATCAATTGTGCTTTATTTTTGATAATGGATTATTTCAACTTTCCATTGTGTTTACCTGAAGGGTTTGAAGTCTTTGTTGGAGGTAGAAAGGTCTGCGAGCTCTGGACACTCATCCTCTGCCTCATTCAACTCTTCCTCCAAgtccttctctgtctcttcatCACTTCTAGGAGCAGGTGCTGTCTCAGTCTCTGTTcgttcttcctcttcttcactcttGTTGTCCTCATCTTgtatgtctgcatgtgtgtcgCTGACTTTCAGACCTTCCAGTTCCTGCATTGCATGCTTATATTCCTCCATGTTGAcgctgtcttcttcttcttctacttcctCGTCTGTTGCCTCTGCATCATCGCTCTCCCCCTCGTCATCTTCCTCTCCCTCAGGTCCAGCTGGGTGTAGCAATGCACCATCTCTCTCCAGGTCTCTGGTGAAGCCGCTAGCTGAGACTTCGACATCTAGAGAGCAAGTCCGCCTGTAGAAATAACAGTGACAACAAAGGATCATGTAAGTATTGATTTTCACCTCCAAATCATATCTTTAAATTAATGTAGTAAAGCAAGACAACTGACAAtgcaaaatgtcatttttctaAATGTTGGGACAAATACTgaacaaagtaaataaaataagaaacagagaagacaaTGTGAGAAGTTTTTCCATGGTTACACAAAAAagtttactgtatgtatttaaaacataattttcattATACTTCAGGGGTTTTATCGTAACTAAAACTGATTCATTTGAGCAGTTACCTGATGTCTTTAAAGGTTGGGTAGAGCTCGCTCTCGTAATTGTATCGTTTTGCAAAGAAATCTCTGATACACTTCACATCTCTGTCAAAATACCTATAAACAAAGTTTGGAAAAGTGAGCAACAGTTAAATCGTTTTGTTtgctttatacatttttagctgttcagtcattttcagttttattacagAGACACCAACCATTCAGCATTAGCATGTGAGGTGGACACCATTTGAGGGAAGTCAATCATAGTTATGTGGTCCTGGTCATCCAACATAAGGTTGAACTCGTTAAAGTCTCCATGAATCAGGCCATGATTGGCCAGTTTAACGATGAGCTCCATGAACTCATTGTATAGGGATGGTGGATCCTGCAGCTCATGCACCTGACACCTGAGAGaaagacaatattaaaatgacaaataataaaAGGAACAATAAGTAGGAAGCATGTACTATTACTAGTGTTATATATTAAGCAAGAAAGATTGATGGCTTCTTTACATACAGTGGATATCCATTGATGAGCTCCATCACTACAGCATGTCGGTTATAGTCCACAGGTTTGGGAACTGGAAAGCCTCGATCATACAATACCTGAAAAATTAGGAGGTGACTCAAAACATGCACCACAAAAAACTGGATTCCTACAGAACATCTTGTGAATTGCTGGTGACATTTTCTTTCTATTCCACATTACTTAATACTTTCTGTGATTCGTTCCATTACCTTCATGTAGGCAAACTCCTTCATGGCAGAAAGGCGAGAGAGGTACAGCCAGGACATgttctttctgtgtttgtggtAATCCCTCTTGTTCTTCAAGTTCCTGAAGGAGGTGCGACCCAATCTGTGAAGCTTCAGAGCGTACTGCTCCCCGTTTGGACTTGCAACGATGTATATATCTACAGGagttgaaaacaaataagtattTGTACGAACAAGAGTGGATGAGTTTCTAGCAGCCTGGAAACCTGACAGAGAACAGATGCCATTGACATCAACACCTAGGGAATCGGTCCACAGTTCGTTCCTGCTGAGTTAAGCTATGTTTTTTTGAAACACTACAGTTAAATAACACTTCTTAGGATGTCTTTATGGCTATGGATACAGTTGGGTCCGAACTCTGCACTTTTAAGGGGGCTGACCAAATTACTCTGGTACCACTGAGTACTTACTCACATTAGATCAATTAGTGCCAAATGTCAGTACTTTGAGAATGGGTCGTGTTGTGAATTCAAAGAAATCTTGATGAGATTCGTTATGAGGCTCTAGAAAAATCCCACCTAGTTTATCAACACACGTGCGCCTGAAATGTCTCTGCAATATTCCTGTATTTACTTTCAGATCAGCCTATTTCTACCGCCAACGAGTTAGCTCCATTATCGGTGCTAttcttcaataaaaacaaatcgaCACAAAATCATCTGAGGATATTTGGACCTATTTGTACAGTGTATCAGTTTGAAATACTGCATAGAGGAACAATACAAGCAGAAACAGCCACAGTGAGTTGTTTGATAAAGAGCTGAAGACGACAGGCTCTTTATCAAACAGCACACCTCCAACAGGTAGCCTAAATAACTTATTTTAacttattattaattttttattgttctttcaAGTTACACAActaaatgttctaaataaataatgttgaaaTGGAGAGGTATGGACTACATTATGTATTACTGTTTTCTTACCTGACTCTTTCCCCACACCCATCTGGTTGCCAACAGAAATGACCACTTCTCTGGCGCAGAAGGTCTTCAGAGCCAAGTAGTCATATCCTCCATAGTTCAGCCTGTAACCCTGCACagctgaaatacacacacacacacacacacacacacgtcagattaaaaaaataaacctaCATGTCCCATCTCTACCAGGACTGGTGCAAGCATTCCTGAGAATTTTCTTACTCTTTGTGCGTTCATAGACCACGAGTTTGTGTTTGACAAGCTCTCGGAGGACCTTGTTGCAGCCGCCGTGTTTGAGGCTAGCGATGGAGGATACAAGACTCACTGGAACAATCTCATGGTTCTTCATCCCCATTTCAACCTGTGTGAGGGGAAGTGCACAGGAAGAAACATAGAAGAGTGCTGGCAGTGTTACAACGGCTGCAGAGATGAAAGATAAACTGACATGAAATTAACACCAGGGTCTGGGATTGTGGTTCTATTGATGATATCACATTGAACAGGTATTCCACTGCTGTTACATATGAGGGTCAGTTTATTGGTCCTGTAGGAGGCACTAACGTTATTTTACCCACAGCAACCACAACATATAATAAAGCAACTGTTGATAAGCTGCGGAGAACACTGGTTGATATATGTACTTGATGTAACGTTAGCTCACGTTGTGTTGTGCTGCTATTATTAAAACAAACCGACCAAAGCTAGCCTAGCACAGGCTAACTCAGCTGGGACAgaacagctaacgttagctcgctACTTACTGCTGTGAGGACCCGGAAGTCATCTCGAGTTAAGTATCTCAACACCACGACGTTCAGCTTCCCCATGTTTCAACCTgttagtttgtttattattactgttacttCTTAAGCTCGGTTGTCAGCATTTTCAGTAAACACACGTGCAGGCGGATGGTTGAGGAACGGAGAAAGCGTCACTTCAGGTTTACGCTTGACGTCATCTTGACGTGTACCCGGAACACAACCACAACCCACACTATTTTGTACAACCTATGTTAAGAAAGTCTGAGAGTAGACTATTAATAAAATggaacattatatatatatatatatatataatgttccatttaagtaatattaattaatatatatatatatatatatatatatatatatatatatatatatatatatatatatatatatatatatatataaaaacctTCTTGTACAGACATATCCTTCATAATTTACTATTTCAAGCAGATACAGCTTTCACcaccaggaaaaaaacaacacaagcttgtacaacatatttgac
This portion of the Micropterus dolomieu isolate WLL.071019.BEF.003 ecotype Adirondacks linkage group LG19, ASM2129224v1, whole genome shotgun sequence genome encodes:
- the LOC123957734 gene encoding protein limb expression 1-like isoform X2; amino-acid sequence: MSKVKMEESIMSYLSQSETDTSPKDLNVVAMLHNFWEQRQMSPLNGSSSESDGSVGDAAIQTESLLLYESAPSPGPPYVCYVTLPGGSCFGNFKVCDTQAEARRDAARVALMNSLVNELPCRRINPQFITQSLQQAATDSAVSIEDSCDSSTSIGTYSLLLHSYMGRTMLEFQEMMTVFQLLHWNGTLKALRERQCSRQSVISYYSQRGLDEYMRSSLALDWLGREQRSPGRLGEELQVAQRELVLARRRGTELRFYKEKTEILSLALSQACIHHTPEAFNQVLSHTYKLEQLPLHTLCSQGTEIQITPPCSPSPTLHKNTKQTVHQTSGKHTPSNSPSTCSQQTYVPLNTFG
- the LOC123957734 gene encoding protein limb expression 1-like isoform X1: MSKVKMEESIMSYLSQSETDTSPKDLNVVAMLHNFWEQRQMSPLNGSSSESDGSVGDAAIQTESLLLYESAPSPGPPYVCYVTLPGGSCFGNFKVCDTQAEARRDAARVALMNSLVNELPCRRINPQFITQSLQQAATDSAVSVSIEDSCDSSTSIGTYSLLLHSYMGRTMLEFQEMMTVFQLLHWNGTLKALRERQCSRQSVISYYSQRGLDEYMRSSLALDWLGREQRSPGRLGEELQVAQRELVLARRRGTELRFYKEKTEILSLALSQACIHHTPEAFNQVLSHTYKLEQLPLHTLCSQGTEIQITPPCSPSPTLHKNTKQTVHQTSGKHTPSNSPSTCSQQTYVPLNTFG
- the riok2 gene encoding serine/threonine-protein kinase RIO2, with the translated sequence MGKLNVVVLRYLTRDDFRVLTAVEMGMKNHEIVPVSLVSSIASLKHGGCNKVLRELVKHKLVVYERTKTVQGYRLNYGGYDYLALKTFCAREVVISVGNQMGVGKESDIYIVASPNGEQYALKLHRLGRTSFRNLKNKRDYHKHRKNMSWLYLSRLSAMKEFAYMKVLYDRGFPVPKPVDYNRHAVVMELINGYPLCQVHELQDPPSLYNEFMELIVKLANHGLIHGDFNEFNLMLDDQDHITMIDFPQMVSTSHANAEWYFDRDVKCIRDFFAKRYNYESELYPTFKDIRRTCSLDVEVSASGFTRDLERDGALLHPAGPEGEEDDEGESDDAEATDEEVEEEEDSVNMEEYKHAMQELEGLKVSDTHADIQDEDNKSEEEEERTETETAPAPRSDEETEKDLEEELNEAEDECPELADLSTSNKDFKPFRDSDSLLHMAEHSRRRTDSEATMGSIGSCSTIPPEVVRQKVRKQLSKQQKAAQRRRLQKGEANLVTKSRRENQNNIKSSLESASFWG